The sequence below is a genomic window from Mauremys reevesii isolate NIE-2019 unplaced genomic scaffold, ASM1616193v1 Contig63, whole genome shotgun sequence.
TCCCATGTCATCAGTGCTGGAGCTGGATGATGAACTGACTCTTCACTTGACGAACACCCTGAGTATCCTCgcacgaaggtgtttgcttttcacgctgTACACAAGGGGGTTAATCAAGGGAGGGACAAGCAGGGAAATGTATCCCAGGAGAATCTGAAGCATGGGAGAAGAGCCCTCCCCAAATCTGTGTAACAGAGACAAGCCAATCATTGGTGTGTAAAAGAGAAGGACAGCGCAGAGATGGGACACGCAGGTGTTCAGAGCCCTGAGACTCTCCGCCTGGGACGTGATGCTCAACactgttttgaggatcatcacataagagaggaagatgagcagtGAGTCCAACCCCTCCGTCAAGAGAGCAACAGACAAGCCATAGATGCTGTTTACTCTGATATCTGAACAAGCCATCCTTATGACGTCCTGGTTTATGCAGTAgcaatgggagaggacattggatCGACAATATTGGAACTGTTGAAGGAGAATAGGGAATGGAAGCATTACAGTTACCCCTCTGAGAACACACACCAGTCCCATCTTACCTATTCTTggcagggttaagatggaagCATATCTCAGCGGGTCATGGATAGCGATTAAacggtcaaaggccatcaacaagagcacagaggATTCAATGCATTCAAACATGTGGATGAAGAAGAGCTGGGCAAAACAGGCATCCAGGCTGATCTCTCTAGAGTTAAACAAGAATATACCCAGTGTCGTCGGCATGGTGGATATCGATAAGCCAAGATCCGTGAcagccaacatggaaaggaaaatgtacatgggctcatggaggcttggatctgtttttataatgaacagaatgattGAATTTCCTACTATCGAAATAACATACATTAAGCAGAAGGGGATAGAGATCCAGATATGGACGTCTTCCTCCCCTGGGAACccggtgagaaggaacactgcagagttCAATTTGGTGTtattgacagctgacataatgtacTGGGCAGGTCCGAGGAGTTCTGAACTTTCCTTCCTAAAAGGAAAAATGACAGGAGACTGgatgacatttcttgagacaccTTTCTGCTCTCAGTGCAAGTCTAGAGACTCCAAGGAGCTCAAGGAAGATCAGCAAAAACATAGTCTTAGATTTACATGGCAGATAGGCATTGCCAGAGTGGATCAGACCCATAGTCCATGGAGCCTAGTATCCAGTGGCCAGTTCTAGATCCTTCAGAGGAAGTGGAAGACACCCTGCAATAGAGTGCTTTGAAATAATCTGCACCCACAAATTTTGTGGTGCAAATCAGGAAAGTTTAGATCTGATTGAAGAGTTTTTGAAACAATCCTCTCTACTCTAATTGTATTTTCAGGTTATCTATATAAATATCCAGTACCTCGTTGAATGCTGCTAAACTCTTGGCCCCATTGATGCCTTGTGGCTGAGAGTTCCACAATCTATTTCAGCGCTGTGTGATTTTACAATTGTGACTTTCCCACAGACACTCTTTCTGGCCCTCCACCTCTTAATGTGGGCCATTGTATCATGAGATGTGTGTAAACACCTGGCAATTGCATGTGAAAACTTGTAATTGTAGTTATCTGTCCTGCACTGAAGCTATTTATAAATGTGTTCCATTATCTCAttgtatataatttttaaatttcTCTACTCCTGAGAGTCCAAATTAAGCCACTGCCTATTTGCAGTACATGGGATATATTCTTAGGCACAAGTTCTTAATTCAATAACATTGCCTTGAATGGCATCACCCAGATttaaatgcatccgatgaagtgggtattcacccacaaaagctcatgctccaaaacgtctgttagtctataaggtgccacaggactctttgatgcTTTTCCAGATTTAAATGTATAAATTCAATCAGAACAGGACTCTTTTAACTTTCCCTTATCAACTGCTCCTGGTGATACACTCTGACCCTCAAAAATCCCTCCAAGAGGAActgaagtgctttgcctggcTTATGTTGACTGAATCCAGAGAGTTCAATCATCCTACAGCagtggtcggcaacctttcagaagtggtgtgccgagtcttcatttattcactgtaatttaaggtttcgcgtgccagtaatgcattttaacatttttagaaggtctctttttatgtctataatatataactaaactcttgttgtatgtaaagtaaataagttttttcaaatgtttaagaagcttcatttaaaattaaattaaaatgcagatctccccagacaggtggccaggacccgggcagtgtgagtgccactgaaaatcagcttgagtgccacctttggcacacgtgccataggttgcctacccctgtccttcAGCCTTCTCTTCATCCTCACAGGACCTTGCTGAGGTCTCTAAAATCTCTCTGCTGTAGATATCCCTTAGAGTTCCCGGGCTACCGGCATCTCTTCTCACTCTCTGATCTCTCCCCATGCCATGGTCTGTAGATATTTGGCAAGTGACAAGCTGACACAGACAGTTACTTCAGTTGGGTGGATGTGGGGATAATGACACATATGGATAAATAGTGAAAACACTAGGTTTGCACTATTATCCGTAAGTAAGGAAGTAACTTGAGTGTGCAAGTTGCTTCAGCCATTCTCATGTAAGCAGTAGTGGCTGCAAATTATATACAATCACTATTACActcccctttcctgcacctcagctctacTCTCCTGAAACACAGACCAGTGGTTCTGTTCTCTTATGTCTTTTTGGAAAGTCTTGCACATTTATTGCAAAGGGATTGTGTTCATGACCCTGAATGTAAGTGTTAGAAACAGCTACTGGGCAGTTATGAGGTGGTAGAATCATATAACTCTTCGCTGAACAAAGGGTTAATAGCACAAAGccattgcaaacagtatgtggAGCACTTCTGAAACACTTTCTAAAGCAAAACGAATTAAGGAGTAAAGttaccactgctccttcctgGAAATATTCCAACAACTCTCCTGCTGGCTTTTGATATACAGGCATGTCACGAAAGTTTggtttgtaatatttgtattacaattaAAAGTTTTGTCATAACATTTACACATCTGTATTTTAGTAAACACATGTCCACCATTTATTTCCTCTCTGATCTGctttcagagatgatttctcaggTTACAATGGGACTTAAAATGTAGCATCCGTCACCTGGATTTCTTCAGAATCTGAAAAGATTGAATGTCTCAGCCCTCATTCAGTCACTTGTCGGCAAACAAAAGTATTGTAGCCCCTCTGTCCCTGGGTTAATAGGTGACTGGTTCTCCTCAGGTTCTGTTCTGTCAGTCTGCAGCCTGTATCCGGAGTGGTAACAGGCCTTGGGATTAGTATAGAAAATTTTCATTCCCTGAGCTGTCAGTCTCTGGTACGTAGTACCCTCAACACCTGTTATTCAGGCACAAAGAGGTTTGCAGGAAGTGGATTTCAAAGTCAAATGCATGAATATTCATGGAAATGGAACTTTATTTCACACAGGAAAGTcgtctatttctctctctctctctcattctctgacTATCTCTGTCCTATATTCCTAAAATACGTAGCACTCTAAAATGGTATTGGGACAGACATGGAGCTGAGATGCCATAATGTATGTGTTGGTTAAACCCAGTTCTTGGGATGTTTGCTGTAGAGCAACATTGGGTTAACTACTGGGATGTTTGTCTTATGGCTATATTGGGTGAAACCAGTATGGCTCTTCTGAATTTAATATCATGCTGCTGGAAAACAAGAAGGCTGGGAAGGAACAGCTGAAGAAAAAACTTCTCTCAGTAAGTACTTCAGGAAGGATGAGAGACGACACCAGAGCTACAAGCTGGGAAGAGCCTATTTCCAGGCTCTAGCCACGTTACACAGCTTGTTTTGCCAGTTCTAGGAGTCTGTAGAGAGGTGGGGCTGCTGTTGCTGAGAAATTCTTCAGACTGACAGGCACAGACACCACTGGGGAAATCTGAAGGCCCCCAGCCTGTCTAGGTCCCCGTTAGAGTAGTTGGGTTTGGAGTCAGACGGGTTCAGACTGATTTTTGAAAACCCTCTTATTCTCCCATGTTACGTTTTATTCTTACAGTTCACATTATACACCACTTTGGTTGCAGAAGACTGGCTGGTCACTCATCTCACCACTACTCACAGCCTCCCACAGGGAAGAACCATGGGTGCCGAacccacccagacctgcagggtAAGCACAGTCAAGCCACGATGTGCTGTACCCCTGGGGCCTATCTGAGGGTGGGAGCATCATGGGATGTCATCCCATGAGAGGGAAGGGTACGAGGCCTGACATGTGGCACTCGGAGAGCAGAGAATGAGAAGAGATGCCAGAAGCCCAGGAACTCTAAGGGACATCTACAAGACAGAGATTCTAGAGccctcagccagtcaggaaacagaaatatgCTCCATCGGACCTTTTACTGCGAGAAAatcagctctgaattcctgcatTCACAATTAACAAGGAGAATAAAAcctttgaaaatgcatttgctgtTTAAATTTCAAGGAGCAAATAAACCTGAGGGTATTGGGGAACAAGTCACTGAGATTCTGTGCGGTCTCCTCTctctcagcccctggcaggatcAGGACAGAGCACATGGTACCTCTAGAAATGAGACCCCGTGAGAAATCCTGACTCAGTGCTTTGGGGTTTTAACGCTCCGAGCTCATTCTGAATCTCAgatttctgtgtagcttgaacaACTCACCAAGGACAATGGGTAGATGTAGGGGAGGGGTTCCCAAGCTACCTAGTGCTGCCTGTCCTCCAGCCCCTGTTACTGAGTCACCCTAATAGCCCAGCTGAGTCCTCTGCCgctgcacagaacatctgcaaatggaaacaaCCTGCAGCCTTTCCCCTTCACTGCACATTTCAAAGATAATGAAACCTTCCAACGTACCTAATACTGCTAGAAGGGGAGCCACTGACACCAGAGGTCTTCACCCAAAAGGACAAGGATTCATGGAGGAGGTTGCATGGGCAGCAGGCAGTATCTGTTCAGATAAGTGGGAAGCCGTCTTTATAAAGCATgcctgcacattcccttgggggccacttggccatgAGGGAAACTCAGCTGCTTGGCTTCGCGTCCACTAGCACTAACCCCCGTCACAGCCAATAgcaaactgcaggaggccaaatcacaggggatgCCTGGTGATGCTACCCGCCGGGACTGCAGCGCCAGCCCTGCTAGAGAATCTATTTCTGGAATACAGGCTTGTCATCACTGTTTCTATAGTTCTGATTTGTCACATAGATACCTTGGGGGTGGCTGAGTGGTAACAATGATGCTATCAAAACTCTGCTCTTGCTGAAATGagataaaataaattataatgatataataaaataataagaatAGAATATAGGACCAGATTtgtccccagcagccccctgTCCTGCATTACAAACCCAGGGTGCAGGCCAGGGAAGGGAGATTCCACAAGGATCCCTACATGGAAATATCCCTTGGATCATTCCAATAGGAAAGGTCCCTTCTCTTCTTCCTGAGGAATGAAAAGGGACCCAGGATCCAGGTATTCCACCAGTTGTGGGGTTTTCCCAGGGAAGTTTTTCCTTATTATTATGCGCCATGCATTTTCCAGTgtggctgaggaggcagtatgTGGTACTCatcttcctgggttcatcagtaactCGCTGGAGTCCATGTAGATTACTTATGAATTCAGGAAGCTTAATAACACAGACCACTGTGACAGATTGTCACCCCAGGAGTGTAGTCTGGGAGCCATGGGAACCGATGTGCCCCTTATccctccagctgggctggccaatCTTACACTACTTTTGTGGTAACACAGCCAGCCTGTGCAATCTCTGTTATCACCCAGCATGACAGCAAGTGGTGCCACACACCCAACTGAGCtgcctgagtgctttacctaagccactccaAGACAGGCAGGAGAGAACAGCCAATTTCCAAGCTCCCCTGCCTTGCACCCTTGCTGGAGTACAACCCAAAATTATACTATCTTGCACTGCAAAGGATTTTGTACCatgtaagctcattaattaaagtcacttttcccacTGATGTGGGAAAAATACGCAACAGCATTTGTACACAGAACTGAGATTTTTGCCAGAGACGTACTGGtaaagataaagcataaaacacatttattaactacaaaaaacatggatttgaagtgattataagtgatagcctGAGACCATCACTTCCAGCAGGCCAGTCTTTCTGACTCAGGTGTTTTGAGGAGATCTCTTGTGTAGGGAGTGAgtccaagaaatgatgtcactcCCAACCTTATATAGTTTTTCCATAGGGTGAGGACCTTTTGTTTTGAGACAATTTCCCAGCCCAGAGTGTGGAAAAATAAACAGAGCCGTGGACTGAGCCTAATAAATTATATAGATAGGATATGAATTGTCAGTTTGTCACCCTGattgatgatacaagcagtccacaaAGTTTtaatacacaggctagaaatccctttagcctgggtccaacaCTTCGCCCAGTTTAATCTTTGTTACTCAGGTGTATCCAGGAGTTAttttgtgtggggagtgaggccaagagaggatgtcactccctgcctcataTTGTTTTTCCATATAAGAGGAACCCTTTGTCTCAAGCCAAGTTCCCAGcccagtctgtggaaaaatatgtgtaccaaaatggagttcagtgtcatgtgATCTGGTCCTAATATATCTCTAACTTcgggtacaaaaatgatacatgcacacacataggataatcatattcaggaaatcataacttttcaaatgatacctcgcAAGCCATATATTGTACCAGATGCTTCATAATTATGTCATATTTATACCCCTATGATGAATATGGATGCGGCATCATAACGTCCTCTATTGACACCTGAATGTGGAACAGTTCCTCATatgtgtcacctaaaaagaatggctcagttttgggaatcttcctcacatcctctgcagtgacgACCAATTCAAAGGcttcatttaacctctctgtaaCAGCCTAATCTTCCTTGACAGCTCCTTTATGACCTCATCGTCCAGTGGTCCCATTGATTGTTTGACAGTCTTACTGCTTCTCACgtactttgaaaaaaaattgctgttattttttgtttcatttgctaGTTGTTTTTCAGATCATTTGAACTCATTACGCAGTATCGCGAAGCCTCATTCAACAAGTATAAGTCACTCCCCCAAAACCATGAGATTGGTTTAGAAGTAATGAGATACATTAATGTGGAGttcatttttatttgcctttggtGTACAAGCCTTTGGGGTCAGCTGCTTTAGATTTTCTAAAGGGATGTCAAgtgataaaaaaaataatcgtgatttaatcatgcaattaaaaataattgtgatt
It includes:
- the LOC120394539 gene encoding olfactory receptor 51G2-like, whose translation is MSAVNNTKLNSAVFLLTGFPGEEDVHIWISIPFCLMYVISIVGNSIILFIIKTDPSLHEPMYIFLSMLAVTDLGLSISTMPTTLGIFLFNSREISLDACFAQLFFIHMFECIESSVLLLMAFDRLIAIHDPLRYASILTLPRIGKMGLVCVLRGVTVMLPFPILLQQFQYCRSNVLSHCYCINQDVIRMACSDIRVNSIYGLSVALLTEGLDSLLIFLSYVMILKTVLSITSQAESLRALNTCVSHLCAVLLFYTPMIGLSLLHRFGEGSSPMLQILLGYISLLVPPLINPLVYSVKSKHLRARILRVFVK